The Paenibacillus sp. YPG26 genome includes a window with the following:
- a CDS encoding SNF2 helicase associated domain-containing protein: MTFQLTQRIIKLLCGPQSFEQGEAYHAGRRVAFQNYDPESGSFTAAVHGKISYDVQVNIDSNSDVEATCTCPAYYSSFQYCKHIAAVLLSIHQTEHSGYSTVRPMLPGGNVNPGKAEESGQKKPLREYHFEGSEHFRPSSSPYEERDSRLAGELLGLFRDKPARPSATRLFDSRAQLDVEFICRPFAYSHNKYMFGIEMKIGSKRLYIVQKIRDFLERIERQDSVMFSKHFSYVPELHSFSPENDAVIRQIIRIYQHERMYRETLTSYPAHTNRSSGERIMPVPPSFWEDLYPLLTAIPSVKVIQEERTYEGIRLSDEGLPLRFEFDQAGSEGYQLDIQGLDELTVLESYGLVLTEGRLLKLPGERCKRLLELKTMLDSSHESRILISTQQMEPFMERVVPGLMKLGEVHIAEAVSDRIMKTALSARLYLDRIRDKLLAGLEFQYGDIVINPLETGGSQRGEGRILMRDGEKERQIMELMEQSAFAKSDSGYFMEDEDGEYEFLYHIVPQLEKLVDVFATSAVKVRIMAAPTPPKIRADIDERTDWLEFRFEMEGIPESEIRNLLKTLGEKRKYYRMPNGSLMPLESEEFQQIVRLINEVGIRLADIEGAQARVPAVRGLHLLDGHEQRSSLILGKSFRRLLENMRNPDNLEFPVPATLDTVLRDYQKYGYQWMKTLAHYHFGGILADDMGLGKTLQAIAFIVSVLPEARSQGLPILVVAPASLVYNWRNELGKFAPEVRAVIADGSPSERSRLLRRSSSAEVIITSYPLLRKDKELYAAEPFHTLIMDEAQAFKNHGTLTAQSVKSIEAKYRFALTGTPVENGLEELWSIFNAVFPALFPNRQAFNDLPRETIARRVRPFLLRRLKSDVLKELPEKIETVQASELLPEQKKLYAAYLAELQAETLKHLKEDDLQKHRIKILAGLTRLRQLCCHPALFVEGYTGSSAKFEQLLEIIDDCRSAGKRMLIFSQFTQMLSLIRRELGYQGVPHFYLDGQTPGAERVELCSRFNEGEGDLFLISLKAGGTGLNLTGADTVILYDLWWNPAVEQQAADRAHRIGQKNVVQVIRLVTEGTVEDKMYELQQRKKNLIEEVIQPGQESLSSLSEQDIREILNIEL; the protein is encoded by the coding sequence ATGACTTTTCAGCTGACTCAGCGAATAATCAAATTGCTATGCGGACCGCAATCCTTTGAGCAGGGAGAGGCTTATCACGCCGGAAGACGGGTCGCCTTTCAGAACTACGATCCTGAATCCGGGAGCTTCACGGCCGCTGTCCATGGCAAAATCAGCTATGACGTACAAGTGAACATTGACAGCAACAGCGATGTGGAGGCCACATGCACCTGTCCTGCTTATTATTCCAGCTTCCAGTACTGTAAGCATATTGCGGCTGTCCTGTTGAGTATCCACCAGACCGAGCACAGCGGATACTCTACGGTTCGCCCTATGCTTCCTGGCGGCAATGTGAATCCTGGAAAGGCGGAGGAATCCGGGCAGAAGAAGCCTCTGCGCGAGTATCATTTCGAAGGCTCCGAGCATTTCAGACCCTCCAGCTCTCCCTATGAGGAGAGGGATTCCCGGCTCGCTGGTGAGCTGCTCGGATTGTTCCGGGATAAGCCCGCGCGTCCCAGCGCCACTCGTCTGTTCGATTCGAGAGCGCAGCTGGATGTGGAGTTCATCTGCCGTCCTTTTGCCTATAGTCACAATAAATATATGTTCGGAATCGAGATGAAGATCGGCTCAAAGAGACTCTATATCGTTCAGAAAATCCGGGACTTCCTGGAACGCATTGAGCGGCAGGATTCGGTAATGTTCTCCAAGCATTTCAGCTATGTCCCCGAGCTGCACAGCTTCAGCCCCGAGAATGATGCTGTAATCCGGCAGATCATCCGCATCTATCAGCATGAACGAATGTACCGGGAGACCTTGACCAGCTATCCGGCTCATACGAACAGGTCCAGTGGGGAACGCATAATGCCTGTACCTCCTTCCTTCTGGGAGGACCTGTATCCCCTGCTTACCGCCATTCCTTCCGTGAAGGTCATTCAAGAGGAACGCACATATGAGGGAATACGCCTGTCCGATGAAGGACTGCCTCTGCGGTTCGAGTTCGACCAAGCGGGCAGCGAGGGCTACCAACTGGACATTCAAGGCCTTGATGAGCTTACCGTGCTTGAATCCTATGGCCTTGTCCTCACGGAAGGCAGGCTGCTGAAGCTGCCGGGCGAACGCTGCAAGCGGCTTCTTGAACTGAAAACAATGCTGGACTCCTCGCATGAATCCCGGATTCTAATCTCTACGCAGCAGATGGAACCTTTCATGGAGAGAGTTGTTCCAGGTCTGATGAAGCTCGGAGAGGTCCATATTGCGGAAGCCGTATCGGACCGGATCATGAAGACCGCGCTCTCAGCGAGGCTGTATCTTGACCGGATCAGAGACAAGCTGCTTGCGGGGCTTGAATTCCAGTATGGCGACATTGTCATTAACCCGCTGGAGACGGGGGGCTCGCAGCGTGGAGAAGGCCGCATTCTTATGCGCGATGGCGAGAAAGAGCGGCAGATCATGGAGCTTATGGAGCAGAGCGCGTTCGCGAAGAGCGACAGCGGTTATTTCATGGAGGACGAGGACGGGGAATATGAATTCCTCTATCACATTGTTCCACAGCTGGAGAAGCTTGTGGATGTATTCGCTACTTCCGCCGTCAAAGTCAGAATCATGGCCGCTCCCACCCCGCCCAAAATTCGAGCCGATATTGATGAACGTACCGATTGGCTGGAGTTCCGCTTTGAGATGGAGGGAATTCCCGAATCGGAGATACGGAATCTGCTGAAGACACTGGGCGAGAAGCGCAAGTATTACCGGATGCCTAACGGGTCCCTCATGCCGCTCGAAAGTGAGGAGTTCCAGCAAATTGTAAGGCTGATCAATGAAGTGGGCATCCGCCTCGCCGATATTGAAGGAGCCCAGGCTCGTGTGCCGGCTGTCCGCGGTCTCCATCTGCTGGACGGACATGAGCAGCGCAGCTCGCTGATCCTGGGCAAGTCCTTCCGGCGCCTCCTTGAGAACATGCGTAATCCAGACAATCTGGAGTTCCCGGTTCCAGCCACGCTGGATACAGTTCTTCGGGATTACCAGAAATACGGTTACCAGTGGATGAAGACGCTCGCCCATTATCATTTCGGCGGAATCCTTGCCGATGATATGGGACTTGGCAAGACGCTGCAGGCGATTGCCTTCATCGTCTCGGTGCTGCCCGAGGCCAGAAGCCAGGGGCTGCCGATCCTTGTTGTGGCTCCCGCCTCGCTTGTCTATAACTGGCGGAATGAACTTGGCAAATTCGCGCCAGAAGTGCGGGCGGTCATCGCCGACGGAAGTCCCAGCGAGCGAAGCCGGCTGCTCCGCCGAAGCTCTTCGGCTGAGGTCATCATCACTTCCTATCCCCTTCTTCGAAAGGATAAGGAGCTGTATGCAGCGGAGCCGTTCCATACCTTGATTATGGACGAGGCCCAGGCGTTCAAGAATCATGGAACGCTTACGGCGCAGTCTGTTAAGTCAATTGAAGCCAAGTACCGGTTCGCCCTGACCGGGACACCTGTCGAGAATGGGCTGGAGGAGCTGTGGTCCATCTTCAATGCCGTGTTCCCGGCCCTGTTCCCGAACCGGCAGGCATTCAATGATCTTCCGCGGGAGACCATTGCCAGACGGGTCCGTCCTTTCCTGCTAAGACGCCTGAAGTCCGATGTTCTGAAGGAGCTGCCTGAGAAGATCGAGACTGTGCAGGCCTCTGAACTGCTGCCTGAGCAGAAGAAGCTGTATGCCGCTTATCTCGCCGAGCTGCAGGCGGAGACCCTTAAGCATCTCAAGGAGGATGATCTGCAGAAGCACCGGATCAAGATCCTCGCCGGGCTAACCCGGCTGCGGCAGCTCTGCTGCCATCCCGCCCTGTTCGTTGAAGGATATACGGGGAGCTCCGCCAAGTTCGAGCAGCTGCTGGAGATTATCGATGACTGCCGCAGCGCGGGCAAACGCATGCTGATCTTCTCCCAGTTCACTCAGATGCTGAGCCTCATCCGGCGGGAGCTTGGGTATCAGGGAGTGCCGCATTTCTACCTGGACGGCCAGACTCCGGGCGCCGAACGGGTTGAGCTGTGCAGCCGGTTCAATGAGGGCGAAGGGGATCTGTTCCTGATCTCCCTCAAGGCCGGAGGAACCGGGCTGAACCTGACAGGCGCGGACACCGTCATTCTGTATGACCTCTGGTGGAATCCCGCGGTTGAGCAGCAGGCCGCTGACCGGGCGCACCGGATCGGTCAGAAGAACGTCGTGCAGGTGATCCGCCTGGTCACCGAAGGAACGGTAGAGGACAAGATGTATGAGCTTCAGCAGAGGAAGAAGAACCTGATCGAGGAAGTCATACAGCCGGGGCAGGAGTCATTGTCCTCCCTCTCCGAGCAGGATATCCGGGAGATTCTGAACATAGAGCTGTAG
- a CDS encoding thioredoxin family protein: MSLPEMKEQELTIRTQPASGREAVFFYTALCGTCQLGERMLEIVQAADPSIQIGKININYAPVLRERWRIASVPCLVLLEAGEPIQFEYAMQSVDHLYKLLQQHFLTR, translated from the coding sequence ATGTCGTTACCCGAAATGAAGGAGCAGGAGCTTACAATCAGGACCCAGCCCGCAAGCGGCAGAGAAGCTGTCTTCTTCTATACCGCCCTATGCGGCACCTGCCAGCTGGGCGAACGGATGCTGGAGATTGTGCAGGCGGCCGACCCATCTATCCAGATTGGCAAAATCAACATCAACTACGCCCCCGTGCTGCGGGAGCGGTGGAGGATCGCAAGCGTGCCTTGTCTGGTTCTGCTTGAAGCTGGAGAGCCTATCCAGTTCGAGTATGCGATGCAGTCCGTGGATCATCTATACAAGCTCTTGCAGCAGCATTTCCTTACCCGGTAG
- a CDS encoding Ig-like domain-containing protein: MRFRAIKKTFTCLLAIMLLVMTALPQAQPVYASGLDITGTGNGWLTIYPKNGQFDYIGDQQTGSGSVAQDIVGDADHPPFYVNYDSAAGEIGYRIRVNNLDGTQKDKFGSFAFVGVDANQDGGIDFFLGAYNPTNNNGRIGIYYADPNKTNMSPSTTGIINPPTKSYAPVANENFSLLQAAGSSFSGDADFFVTFKIKVADINTAMAGKGINVTASSPLQYIIGTAAQDNSFNQDIGGTKGISTNDATTWRELGVYSPPVTVTGEILNAAPIAVNDTLTVAENTPGSVIVTDNDTDAENGLDPSTVAIKTQPQHGTATPDSSGKVTYTPNPGYSGSDSFTYTVKDTNGAESSPATVTVTVTAAPVNTVPNAVNDTLTAAENTPGSVIVTANDTDAENGLDPSTVTIKTQPQHGTATPDSSGKVTYTPNPGYSGSDSFTYTVKDTNGAESSPATVTVTVTAAGIPLAQPQLVELDEGSEGVKITLAGTDDGTNDELIYNISDQPAKGTLLRQGSNLYLYTPASEFTSGTDSFSFTVTDENGKTSLPAKVTIRMNKALNGWVGSKQEGDPALVKAVPGHPLKLSAVSSLAAQEVKAKVADETVSLVLVNPGTFLEDGYKRWENSSYILTAPLAAGSYTAEFHAFQSDSTPLGAETRLADNHFQVLAYSLALKAVPDRIVGDGRSTTELTAVLTDNEGNPVPDTEVVFSVPSGLGTFVGDTSVLTDAQGRASITYRSSNLSSNKEQKVRVEAGALDLDKGISAKDHIQVTFQPAVISGIITRGALNEKVAGAKVRVTLDLNGDDVITPGEDFDETVVTGADGAYSLAVPQGDAVYTIRVTQNVNIGGVSTPVTYTQTAVVGNVSGTGQESYDSTKTATGIILLKQPNGGAKLISGDLVQKTKVYLRNAATGLYIMENGSPKAFAAQPNGVFNAEGLGIGTYTMEIRYEIEPGQEIIVQKSEVHVTDNGQMNISEELVDPYGDITNSVTGAPVEGAKVMLYYAATARNGSKGGQPVLLPAIPGFEPNDNASPEQLSDANGMYAYMVYPHTDYYLVVTKSGYETYTSPIIPVELEIVRHDISLKPISTPVPNNPAPNNTAPVNTTISPVVTVSLDKNLIKEGENSVITVNYSQTGNGTLTGGMVTLTLPEGAVVVQADGGTIAGNTVTWPVGTLGPNQGGTHRIVVQWPMLSKAEQEYDLRAALNSGSQTQPATAAASAKLKLYSDRYGELKHQRYILGYPDTEFKPAKSLTRAELAAIVARLTENPVQSGNSSYSDVPSSHWAADYITTATKQGYFSGYADGTFRPEAPVTRGEIATVMAKFLKIDLAQAVRVHFTDLKGHWASTAIEHLYNGKFLSGYPNGTFKPDINIKRAEAVTMINRMLYRGPLSGLKPQFPDVPATHWGFGDIQEATQSHESNRKDGGEIWVQTLSDNVK; this comes from the coding sequence TTGAGATTCAGAGCCATCAAAAAAACATTCACCTGCCTGCTGGCCATCATGCTGCTGGTCATGACCGCCCTGCCCCAAGCCCAACCTGTCTATGCCAGCGGCCTGGATATTACAGGAACCGGGAACGGATGGCTGACCATCTATCCCAAGAATGGCCAATTTGACTACATTGGCGATCAGCAGACCGGAAGCGGCAGTGTAGCTCAGGATATCGTTGGCGATGCGGATCACCCTCCTTTTTACGTCAACTATGACTCCGCTGCGGGTGAGATCGGCTATCGTATCCGGGTGAACAATCTGGATGGCACCCAGAAAGACAAGTTTGGCAGCTTTGCTTTTGTAGGTGTGGATGCTAATCAGGATGGGGGCATCGACTTTTTCCTGGGCGCATACAACCCGACGAACAATAACGGCAGAATCGGCATCTATTATGCCGACCCCAACAAGACGAACATGTCGCCGAGCACGACAGGGATTATCAATCCCCCAACAAAATCTTACGCTCCTGTCGCCAACGAGAACTTCTCTTTGTTGCAGGCTGCCGGAAGCAGCTTTTCGGGAGATGCTGATTTTTTCGTGACTTTCAAAATTAAAGTTGCAGACATTAACACCGCCATGGCGGGTAAGGGAATTAACGTGACAGCTTCCTCCCCTCTGCAATATATTATCGGGACGGCGGCCCAGGATAATTCCTTCAACCAGGACATCGGAGGCACGAAGGGCATTAGCACTAATGATGCAACCACATGGAGAGAACTTGGCGTCTACTCGCCTCCCGTTACGGTGACGGGAGAGATTCTGAATGCGGCACCGATCGCGGTGAACGATACATTGACTGTAGCCGAGAACACGCCCGGAAGTGTGATCGTTACGGACAACGATACAGATGCCGAGAATGGACTCGATCCTTCAACCGTGGCCATCAAGACCCAGCCGCAGCACGGCACGGCGACCCCGGACTCCAGCGGCAAGGTGACCTATACTCCGAACCCCGGGTACAGCGGCAGCGATAGCTTCACCTATACCGTCAAGGATACGAACGGCGCGGAGTCCAGTCCCGCTACGGTAACTGTGACGGTGACGGCCGCGCCAGTTAACACAGTGCCGAATGCGGTGAACGATACGCTAACCGCAGCCGAGAACACACCTGGAAGTGTGATCGTTACGGCCAACGATACGGATGCCGAGAATGGACTCGATCCTTCGACCGTGACCATCAAGACCCAGCCGCAGCACGGCACGGCGACCCCGGACTCCAGCGGCAAGGTGACCTATACTCCGAACCCTGGGTACAGCGGCAGCGACAGCTTCACTTATACTGTCAAAGATACGAACGGGGCGGAGTCTAGCCCCGCTACGGTAACTGTGACGGTGACCGCAGCCGGCATACCTCTCGCTCAACCTCAGCTTGTGGAGCTGGATGAGGGAAGCGAAGGGGTTAAGATCACGCTCGCTGGCACCGATGACGGTACGAATGATGAATTGATCTACAACATTTCTGATCAGCCAGCTAAGGGTACCCTGCTCCGCCAAGGCAGCAATCTCTATCTGTACACACCGGCTTCCGAGTTCACGTCGGGCACAGATAGCTTCAGCTTCACGGTAACCGATGAGAATGGCAAGACAAGCCTCCCGGCCAAGGTGACTATTCGAATGAACAAAGCACTGAATGGCTGGGTCGGCAGCAAGCAGGAAGGCGACCCGGCTTTGGTCAAAGCGGTACCCGGCCATCCGCTGAAGCTATCCGCGGTCAGCTCGCTGGCCGCGCAGGAAGTTAAGGCCAAAGTCGCTGATGAGACCGTGAGCCTAGTGTTGGTTAATCCAGGCACCTTCCTGGAAGACGGCTACAAACGGTGGGAGAATTCCAGCTATATACTCACCGCCCCGCTGGCGGCGGGCTCTTATACCGCAGAATTCCACGCATTCCAGTCCGACAGCACACCGCTGGGCGCCGAGACCCGTCTGGCCGATAATCACTTTCAGGTGCTGGCTTATTCACTGGCCCTGAAGGCCGTGCCGGATCGGATCGTTGGTGACGGACGCTCGACAACTGAACTGACCGCCGTGCTGACGGACAATGAAGGCAATCCCGTACCGGACACCGAGGTAGTGTTCTCTGTGCCGTCAGGTCTAGGCACTTTTGTGGGAGACACTTCTGTTCTGACCGATGCTCAAGGCCGGGCGTCAATAACCTACCGCTCCTCGAATCTCTCTTCCAACAAGGAGCAGAAGGTGCGGGTTGAAGCAGGGGCGCTGGATCTTGACAAGGGAATTTCGGCCAAGGATCATATTCAGGTGACTTTTCAGCCGGCTGTGATCAGCGGAATCATCACCCGGGGCGCTCTCAATGAGAAGGTTGCTGGCGCTAAAGTTCGGGTAACACTCGATTTGAATGGCGACGATGTGATTACTCCGGGAGAAGACTTCGATGAGACCGTAGTGACGGGAGCTGACGGTGCCTATTCATTAGCGGTGCCACAAGGCGATGCCGTGTATACCATCCGTGTGACGCAGAACGTCAACATAGGCGGCGTATCCACACCGGTAACCTATACCCAGACCGCTGTCGTCGGCAATGTTAGCGGAACCGGACAAGAGAGCTATGACTCCACGAAGACAGCAACTGGCATTATTCTGTTGAAGCAGCCGAATGGCGGTGCCAAATTGATTAGCGGAGACCTCGTACAGAAGACGAAGGTCTACCTGAGAAATGCGGCAACAGGACTCTACATTATGGAGAATGGATCGCCGAAGGCTTTCGCAGCACAGCCCAACGGCGTGTTCAACGCCGAGGGCCTAGGAATCGGAACATATACGATGGAGATTCGTTATGAGATCGAGCCTGGACAGGAGATTATAGTCCAGAAGAGTGAAGTACACGTAACCGATAACGGGCAAATGAACATCTCGGAGGAGCTCGTTGACCCGTACGGGGATATTACGAACAGTGTGACCGGCGCACCGGTAGAGGGGGCAAAAGTTATGCTGTACTATGCAGCTACGGCGCGCAACGGCAGCAAAGGCGGACAGCCTGTATTACTGCCCGCCATTCCGGGATTTGAGCCCAACGATAACGCGAGTCCCGAGCAGCTCAGTGACGCGAACGGAATGTACGCCTATATGGTCTACCCCCATACGGATTATTATCTGGTTGTGACCAAGTCAGGATACGAGACATATACCAGTCCGATCATTCCGGTGGAGCTGGAGATCGTCCGTCATGACATCTCGCTAAAGCCGATATCAACGCCTGTGCCGAACAATCCTGCTCCAAATAACACTGCACCTGTCAACACGACCATTTCCCCGGTAGTGACGGTCAGTCTTGATAAGAATCTGATTAAGGAAGGCGAGAACTCGGTAATTACGGTTAACTACAGCCAGACCGGGAACGGAACGCTGACGGGCGGGATGGTTACCCTGACTCTGCCTGAAGGGGCGGTCGTTGTGCAAGCCGATGGTGGAACCATTGCAGGCAATACGGTGACCTGGCCAGTTGGCACACTCGGACCCAACCAAGGCGGAACGCACCGGATCGTGGTGCAATGGCCTATGCTCAGCAAGGCCGAGCAGGAATACGACCTAAGAGCCGCATTGAATAGCGGCAGTCAGACTCAGCCTGCTACAGCGGCGGCTTCCGCCAAGCTGAAGCTGTATTCGGACCGCTATGGCGAACTGAAGCATCAGCGCTATATTCTGGGCTATCCTGATACCGAATTTAAGCCAGCCAAAAGTCTGACCCGGGCTGAACTGGCAGCTATTGTTGCCCGGCTTACCGAGAATCCGGTTCAGAGCGGCAATTCATCATATAGCGATGTGCCAAGCAGCCACTGGGCAGCAGACTATATTACCACCGCCACCAAGCAAGGTTATTTCAGCGGTTATGCGGACGGTACCTTCCGTCCGGAAGCGCCGGTGACACGCGGAGAAATTGCTACCGTCATGGCTAAATTTCTCAAGATTGATCTTGCCCAGGCGGTACGGGTTCATTTCACTGATCTCAAGGGCCACTGGGCATCAACGGCCATCGAGCACCTCTATAACGGAAAGTTCTTGTCGGGTTATCCGAATGGAACCTTCAAGCCAGACATAAATATCAAACGGGCCGAGGCTGTGACAATGATCAACCGGATGCTGTACCGCGGACCGCTCTCCGGGCTTAAGCCTCAGTTTCCGGATGTGCCTGCCACGCATTGGGGGTTTGGAGACATCCAGGAGGCAACACAGTCTCATGAATCGAACCGCAAGGACGGCGGAGAGATCTGGGTACAGACGCTAAGCGATAATGTAAAATAG
- a CDS encoding TPM domain-containing protein — MNGPVKRPVCREVSGSGGTLRAGGRVLGGRPGGVMKADRRSEPGAGRRVTVRAGGQVVPGRDGQSAWLAAAGDVPRASNSLASRAAGRALGGSPGSPRSGRRAVCGYQGGCRLPAALTAALLLLLLLLGSAAPVSAALDIPSPVGDIYVQDFEGLLSADQKAELNKLGRALEDATKAQVAVLTVPTLGGADVEQYGNQALRKYALGNKELNNGVLFLLSMGERQARIEVGYGLEGAIPDGKAGRILDTTAIPYLNENKPDQAIVQTYRALYNEVAAEYGVQDKLNPESVVLPESGAAAGQDGGGGISIIWIIVIVALLAADFIFFRGAITMTLLSMMGRGGGGGWGGGGRGGPGGGGFRGGGGGSSGGGGASRRF; from the coding sequence ATGAATGGGCCTGTGAAGCGGCCCGTCTGCCGGGAAGTCTCCGGCAGCGGGGGTACGCTGCGGGCGGGCGGCCGGGTGCTGGGCGGCAGACCGGGCGGCGTAATGAAGGCTGACCGCCGGAGTGAGCCGGGGGCTGGCCGCCGGGTAACGGTCCGGGCGGGAGGGCAGGTTGTGCCCGGAAGAGACGGCCAAAGCGCATGGCTGGCGGCAGCCGGGGACGTACCGCGAGCGAGCAACTCGCTTGCGTCGCGGGCGGCAGGCCGGGCGCTGGGCGGCAGCCCGGGCTCGCCGCGGTCTGGGCGGCGAGCGGTCTGCGGCTACCAGGGCGGCTGCCGCTTGCCTGCCGCGCTGACCGCTGCGCTGCTCCTGCTGCTTCTGCTGCTTGGAAGCGCGGCCCCTGTCTCTGCAGCCCTGGACATTCCTTCGCCAGTCGGCGATATCTATGTCCAGGACTTTGAGGGGCTGCTCTCCGCCGACCAGAAGGCGGAGCTGAACAAGCTGGGCCGCGCGCTCGAGGATGCGACCAAGGCCCAGGTGGCGGTGCTTACCGTACCCACTCTCGGCGGAGCCGATGTGGAGCAGTACGGGAACCAGGCTTTGCGCAAGTATGCGCTGGGGAACAAAGAGCTGAACAACGGGGTATTGTTCCTGCTCTCCATGGGAGAGCGTCAGGCCAGGATCGAAGTTGGCTACGGTCTGGAAGGAGCCATTCCTGACGGTAAGGCGGGACGTATTCTCGATACGACGGCCATTCCATATCTGAATGAGAATAAGCCGGACCAGGCGATTGTCCAGACCTATAGAGCCCTATACAATGAAGTCGCCGCGGAATATGGCGTTCAGGATAAGCTGAATCCCGAGTCTGTTGTGCTGCCGGAATCAGGCGCTGCCGCCGGTCAGGACGGTGGAGGCGGGATTTCGATCATCTGGATAATCGTTATCGTCGCCCTGCTCGCCGCGGATTTCATCTTCTTCCGCGGCGCCATCACCATGACCCTGCTCTCCATGATGGGACGCGGGGGCGGTGGCGGATGGGGCGGCGGAGGCCGCGGCGGTCCTGGTGGCGGGGGCTTCCGCGGCGGCGGGGGCGGTTCATCTGGCGGTGGCGGCGCAAGCCGAAGGTTCTGA
- a CDS encoding LemA family protein — protein sequence MNLKGKGCLIPIIGVAAVLVIIVIFMIGNYNKYVTAEENVDQKWSRIETDLQRRYDLIPNLVSTVKGFAKHEKDVIKQVTDARAALGGARTAEEKAAANDQLQGALGRLLVVVENYPTLKSDAHFTQLMDELAGTENRIAVARGDYNDSVAQYNTMIKRFPGRLIAGVMGFDSKEYFKTTTESRQNPQVDFNTDESTSYLFGESRSSIAAAGTRA from the coding sequence TATCGTGATCTTCATGATCGGCAATTATAATAAATATGTGACTGCCGAGGAGAACGTGGATCAGAAATGGAGCCGGATTGAGACGGACCTCCAGCGTAGGTATGATCTGATTCCGAACCTGGTGAGTACGGTAAAAGGATTTGCCAAGCATGAGAAGGACGTGATCAAGCAGGTCACGGATGCCCGGGCTGCGCTCGGCGGCGCCCGCACAGCGGAGGAGAAGGCTGCCGCGAATGATCAGCTGCAAGGTGCCTTGGGCCGCCTTTTGGTGGTGGTGGAGAACTATCCGACACTCAAGTCTGATGCTCACTTCACCCAGCTGATGGACGAGCTGGCTGGAACCGAGAACCGGATTGCTGTGGCAAGAGGAGATTATAACGACTCAGTCGCCCAGTATAATACGATGATCAAGCGATTCCCCGGCCGACTGATTGCCGGTGTGATGGGCTTTGATTCGAAGGAATATTTCAAGACAACAACCGAGTCCAGACAGAATCCGCAGGTGGACTTCAATACAGACGAGTCAACCTCGTACCTCTTTGGCGAAAGCCGCTCTAGCATAGCGGCTGCAGGTACGCGGGCATGA